The following nucleotide sequence is from Zea mays cultivar B73 chromosome 1, Zm-B73-REFERENCE-NAM-5.0, whole genome shotgun sequence.
GTTAACTGCCAATGGGACACAAGAAGCCATATAGATTCTCCATTCATGTACAACGACAGAAATTTATGCAAAATCTCACATATGAGCAAAAAAACACCACATTGTTTGATGAGAAGTAAATTCAGTAGCACCAAACTGAGCTGTGAAATCAAATGAGCAAAATTTACCCATGCAAATGGTCAATGTTTTGTAATCGAGCAGCATCATGGCCCCTGCATTCCACCACAAGCACCTTCTCTCTCTTGCTCTGCCACATCAGCATCACAGATTGATGAGAAAAGCTAATCTCGGCCCACAAATATCACACCTTCTGGAGAAAGTTATTCTTTGTTGCACAAATAGCGCGGTTTACTGAGAAAAAATAGCCTCTACCACAGAAGCCACATAGTTCCATGAGAAAAGATTAGATCTTTTGGCTCTATCGCACAAATTTCACAGTTTCATGAGTCTCTTTCTTAATATATtaatacgcagctctcctgcgtgtttcGAGAAAAAAAATGAGGGCACACATTTACCCTAGTGCTTGAGCCTAGTGCACAAAATCATTCTAGGTGAGGTATGGCTTCAAATTCCCTGTCCTCCTCTTATTTAAAAAAAAGGACATGTAATTTTATCCTTTCGTGTTAATATATAACTAGGTGTGTGAGTATGATCTTTTTACATCAACTATGATGGACTTTTTACATCAACTATGATGGACCAGAAATAACCAGGACAGTTTTTAGTTAACGGCAGTATAATTGATTAGTACAAGCTATGCTTGATGGAGGCAAATACATAAGACATGCCTCACCTTAAAATCAATGATGGTGAGCTTTATAAGGCGGTAGTCCTCTCCTCGGCTACATTCCCTCTCGCAAGATATTGCTAACATAATAGAAAAAGGAAGAAAACAGCAAAATAAGCTAAAATCTTCTTATGATAATATATAATTTCAAACTTATCTTGTGTTCTATATAGCAAAAAAGTAAAGACACAGGTGGTGAACTGGTGCAAAGAACACATTATCTCACTGAAACTATACACCGTATCTACCAAAAAGATCAAAGTGACTAATCTAGCCCTTTTTTACTGAATCTAAAATAATTCAGTAGCATAAAAAGGAAGCTCCTGATTCAACAGGTTATACAACAGGTTATACAGTTTTACTTTTATACGTACATTTTGTTTCCAAAAAATGCTGTGTATAACAATGGAAATGTTGATCTGGTGACTGGTATTGCTCGGGATGGTGGCGCCAAAGAGAGGTGACATAATTCCAACAGATGAGAAACCCTCTTATGATTTATAAGATTACCATTCATCTTGTGCATTGAAAAAAAAACACTAGTGACTTCCGTTAGAATTTAGAAATGAGAATAACATAACAATATTTTTCCCAAGCGTGAAACTTGGAAGGAACCAACAACTGCTGTAAGGGGAATGGGGAGAGATGAATACGGGTGCCGTGTAGCCCGTAGCAGATGGAGTCAGGGAGGCGAATGAAATGGCCGGAGATGGCACCGGTAGGCAGCAAGGCGATGGAAGCGACGCCTTCCATGGTCACGCCGGCATCGCCCTCCTCGACGACCTGCCCCGCCTCAGCCACCAGCTCCAGCGGCTGGTAGTTGCCATTGATCCTGTCGACGGCAACGCCATCCTCGACGACCTGCTCCGCTTCtgcctgcggcggcggcggctggtggTTGCCATTCGCCTGACAAACCGAGACCGAACCCATAGCTCCCCCTGCGTCGAACACCGACTGCGCCACCTACGGTAGCGAAAACGACTATGAACAAGTTTCCTGTCACCTCTCACGACTCAGGGCATGCCCTATAAACAAGTTCAAACACCACATGGATTGGCTATTATCAAATCGATGAACCAATTACACAAACCCCTTCAGCTGTTGTCACCAATTACGACGGCGGTAGGGAGAAAAATGCACTCACCTCGTCCCCGGGCTCGACAGCCGTCAAATCCTTGGTGGGTGAGCCTTTTGTGGCCGGCGCCGCCACCAACATGATCGAAGCTGAAGGGAAACGTTACCGCGCGACCGCCGCCACCGCACACCGGCGTCGACTCGTCCCTTCCCGCTGCCCTCCTCGACAGTGTGTAGAAGGAACGATTTGGAAAAAAATTCGGCCCTTGCAGCCTTTCTGCATGTTTTGGGCCACCGCTGCAAAACAGCCCTATCTGGCCCTTTCGTGACTGCGCCCTGAAACCAAATCATGTTCAGATTTCTACAATTTGGTGTACCTTTTCATCTCACTACATCAAAATCGCGGTGCATATTATCCCCTACAAATAGTAGTGGTATATAtctgtcggcatttcgaccccggggtccctggaccgacgagtaaattgtcgccgcgtgtccctgcccagatggattggcgcgggatggaacacaagatatgagacaagccttgtattatcctgcaccaggggtgccgctcgcagtaggggttacaagcgcatcgcgtgagggagagagagagggggacacAGAGCTCGTCCGCCACTTCCCTCGCGCGAACCCCCCTCAGGGTGGCCCTGGACttcccttttatagaggcaaggagagagtCCAGGTGTACAACAGGGGAGGCGtaactatgcgctaacgtgtccggcagtggagtgcctaagccctgtgtacatgccaacgtggtcgTTGGAGGAGAGCTTGGGCGCTGTACATGTGATGGTGTGGCcgccggaggagcgcctgagtcctgtaggagcgtagctggcagcgcggcgaggaccctgctgacgtctccttgctgtcgtaaggggctgagagccaccggcgtcatggcgcacgtggggcaccatcattacccgtcgtcGGGGtaagccggatgggacgccggtcttgttccttgtagcctgagcaggctaggaatagGGGAATGATGCGTCCCCTATCAGcatggtcagtccgagcccaaggtcgatcgaggcggagacttctcttgtggccgaggccggggtcgggcaaggacgcgattcctcccgagaccggggtcgaggccgagtcggggggtcgggcgaggcggagacctcctcccgaggccggagtctgaggtcgggtgaggcggagaccttctcccgaggtcgGAGCGtgaagtcgggcgaggcggagcttcctattgcgcccgaggcttgagctcggtggttgatcgtgacttgttgtcagtcgttgccggggtggctgacacgacagtcggagcggagcgggcgacactgttttcctgtcatatcgGATAGTGAagaggaggggcgaagtgactgcggtcacttcggcctggtcGACTGAGGTGCGcgtgtcaggatacggcgtcaggcatcccccgcatttaatgcgcctgcgaagcggtcggttggtgaggcggtatggccaaggttgcttcacaacaaagcctgcccgagccgggcctcgggagagccgagggggcgcctgccgtctgaggaggccctcgggcgaggcgtgaattcgtctgggaccactgttccaacccgaggctgggctcgggtgagatcgcGTCCTTCGGGTGGACGAAGTCTTGGCTTGAACcgcacccgtcagttggtctgagggggttaaccagccgtgattaggagcgttgggggtacccctaattattgtacccgacagtagcccccgagcctcgaagggagtgatggtactcgcttggaggcttttgccgcgttTTTGgtgaggggaccgacctttctcgggttTTGCctggttctggtgggtgcgcgcgagcgcacccgccgggtgtagcccccgaggcctcggaggagtggtttgactcctctgaggtctgaatGCTTTTCGTGGTGCTTTGGCCGGTCTGATCGTTCCCTCTTGCGGCCCGGCAGTAGCCCGGGtgcgtggtcgggttccaagttatcAGGCTGGTttattgacgctgtcaacagttttggccgtagccgggtgcgagagcagcccccaagcctctgcacggagcgagaggacgatcaaggactttcccgacttttattatacgcccctgcgtcgtctttccgtaaggaggaggggggaaagcgccatgttaccctcggagggcgccgaacatggtgtttccagtgagctgctaatagGTGATCCGAGtgtacgcccgtgccccgttcgttaggggtcggctgtgGCCCAgaagcgcgctccaaaagtacctgcaggtgattcgccggacccagaccccttcgacagggtccgagggctcgatgcctccctccggtgggattccgttacaaatcatTCCcaccggtctcggaaatgtcctagggtacctcgggagcgtagcccgagccttggttatgtatcgaatgtacccagagtcatccctcactctgcatgctctggggcgattgtcgaacccttccaaggggccagcctacgaacccctgatcagtagtgggcacgaagCCCGggcgctctagggcggctgtcgaacccttccgaggggccagccttcgaacccctgatcagtaatgggcttgaagtccgagtgctctagggcggctgtcgaaacccttccgaggggctagccttcgaacccctgatcagtaggagggctcggggcccgcttccttcgtcgggaaggatcctttccacaacgtcccctttcccggtccctgtggcaagagagagagagagaggaggaggaggggaaggATCTGAATTTTAAATAAagtggtgcaccttttttgacgctgtcattatggcgaaggcgaagcgacgcccgcctcgcctgccaaaggtgttgccTGCTCCATCggggagttaatgtgacgggtgaaagggaaatgtgcccttgggccatttctaagtattttggtgattaagtgcacacacaggtgccaaaatgtgaaaatatgcccatggatgaacaaagtgcaaatcacaagtaaaggtatgtttctaagccttagtacattggttttgtgtactaatatcttgtccaagtgttagaaacaggaagaagaagaaaagaaaagaagtggagagtggctgtgtgcagccaaaggctgcttcgggctggggcaccggactgtccggtgtgcaccggacagtgtccggtgcgccagaccagcgcggagcaaaccagccgctctcgggtttttctccggcgacttcggctaaaattcaccggactgtccggtgtgcaccggactgtccggtgagccaacggtcggccgcgcgatcggcgcgcgacacgtggccgagccaacggtcggaaggaagcaccggactgtccggtgtgcaccagactgtccggtgcgacagatctgcaacggtcggcaacggtcggcttcgccatttaaggaaataaatcgggcaccggacagtgtccggtgtgcaccggactgtccggtgcgcccgacgacagaaggcaaggatagccttccagatgtgttctcaacggctcctagctgccttggggctataaaagggacccctaggcgcatggaggagtataccaagcattccttgagcactcttgatcactcacacatcaatctcgcgcacttgttcgacattctagtgatttgagctccgttctagtgtgctagtctcttgagctcaagtctgggtcttgtgtgtgcgtattcgctgtgatctttgtgtcgtgtgtgagttgctaatccctcccttgctccgtgattctctgtgaacatcttttgtaagggcgagaggctccaagttgtggagattcctcgcaaacgggattgagaaaagaaaagcaagaacaccgtggtattcaagttgatcattggatcacttgagaggagttgagtgcaactctcgtccgttgggacgccacaacgtggagtaggcaagttttgtacttggccgaaccacgggataaccaccgtgtcatctctgtgattgatttcttgtggttattgtgttttgactcatctctagccacttggccataattgtgctaacacttaacaagtttttgtggctataagtttaagttttacaggatcacctattcaccccccctctaggtgctctcaattggtatcagagccgttctcttcaagaaagggactaaccgcccgaagagatggatcctaaggggaagggaattgtgatcaacgacaaggagaaggagtccttcgtcaacgagccaagggatgacaagtccaatgactcgggctcgggccacaagcgaaaagatgggaagaagaagaagacaagacgcatcaaggagatcgtctactacgacagcgatgagtcctcttcttcccaaaaggacgacgaccacgacaaacaaaagacggttaactcaaacttttcttttgattattcgcgcattccatatagctcaaatgctcatttgctccccattccacttggcaagcctcctcactttgatggagaggactacggattttggagtcacaaaatgcgtactcacctattttctctccatccaagcatttgggagattgtggaaaatggaatgaaatttgatagctcggatagcccttcattcattaatgagcaaatccataagaatgcacaagctaccactgttcttctagcttcattgtgcagggatgaatataacaaagtaagtgttgggcccatgcttcgttgcgccgaaggtcttgcgtgaagaagcagcttcggctgaaatcatccccaggaaatggccgaaggttcctttttatagagcttcggcgttgcgaaccgacataaagatagaatgacctttttatccatagaggtctaacataatgttgtaaacttttgtaaagggcataattgtaattcgtcacaggctgcgtcctgtgtctataaatagatgaacagtacccccgtactgttcacgctaacttggcatttgcttttgcgtcacgcttgtactttctaccctctctcaggaccaaaggtacatttgtaatttgaagtcatttctatttttccatgttaataaaatagaaatgattctacgatgatgcttatattatatttcatgctttatataagtccttcgtcattatctgttatgtttgcgaaggtatttcttttatgaccttcgtcccagactcattatttctcgaaggggacataatgcttcgaaggacgaaggactttaacacttaacactttttatgttgccttgttcttaactcttagcatttgagaacaagtccccaacattggcgcccacctccggtgaactcacttccacttcctgagcttttcgacaccttcagcaagcatcagcttcgtcatgccgccgaagaaggcttcagcaccaggggctggcacgctgcagccgctggaccccaatcaagacgtcctttctcttagagaggcacgaagccagaagaggaagccaacagcaaaggccacaatgcccctcacaggcttctggacaacagcaaagctctctccggccaccagctccaagaggcagaggcgccaggggcttcggaggaagatttggcgatcaaccgagaagaatcttttgcttattctgcggtgagaacaaaggccatactaccaggatgtgccatgttactatacagaagcaaaaggaaatagctgaagcagcagcacaacaaacccagccgaagcaggtcatgcatacagcttcgtatcattcgccctacatcccagaatatgagggcaaccatcctgcagtctctgctgcttcggcaagtcagccttcagcttcctggcaacagcctccgcctccacctccgttgcaacaaggccagcagccagaagggagccaatatgctccacatcaaagggacttcagagaacagtccgaagctcgcacggtcaacagcaccgtgccagagtcgaagcacatctattgacaaatatcctaccttaatagcaatctttttcattcagttttattctctgtaataaaggacattgttttcatgtaattagtttcgttgattcttacaagaaaaatatgttttctgcaCAGGTTTGTGACAATAaaaaggaccattcttagtagtatcttcgtcaaggcctggattgtacagattgaaggacatggatggcaacgaaattccaaggtcttggaatgcggatgagcttcggcgatactatgtataacatgatgtaattttttatgttttttcttttctttttcatggcacccttttcctttccgaagggggagaaaggtttttaatggggccatca
It contains:
- the LOC100193947 gene encoding uncharacterized protein LOC100193947; its protein translation is MLVAAPATKGSPTKDLTAVEPGDEVAQSVFDAGGAMGSVSVCQANGNHQPPPPQAEAEQVVEDGVAVDRINGNYQPLELVAEAGQVVEEGDAGVTMEGVASIALLPTGAISGHFIRLPDSICYGLHGTPISCERECSRGEDYRLIKLTIIDFKSKREKVLVVECRGHDAARLQNIDHLHGWEDDIVGLVEKEHGNQKVLLSFECETLKADKDAEDHIAKYMPNLCGLDAVVNIGKMSISGINLDEDAEPRGDN
- the LOC100193947 gene encoding uncharacterized protein isoform X1 — translated: MGSVSVCQANGNHQPPPPQAEAEQVVEDGVAVDRINGNYQPLELVAEAGQVVEEGDAGVTMEGVASIALLPTGAISGHFIRLPDSICYGLHGTPISCERECSRGEDYRLIKLTIIDFKSKREKVLVVECRGHDAARLQNIDHLHGWEDDIVGLVEKEHGNQKVLLSFECETLKADKDAEDHIAKYMPNLCGLDAVVNIGKMSISGINLDEDAEPRGDN